In one Heteronotia binoei isolate CCM8104 ecotype False Entrance Well chromosome 1, APGP_CSIRO_Hbin_v1, whole genome shotgun sequence genomic region, the following are encoded:
- the SLC30A1 gene encoding proton-coupled zinc antiporter SLC30A1, with protein MGVEAPGEPPAGGRRRRGCRRVRLLCMLALTFLFFVVEVVVSRVTASLAMLSDSFHMLSDVMALVVALVAVRFAQRTRATKKNTFGWVRAEVMGALVNAVFLTALCFTILLEAIERFTEPHEIQQPLVVIGVGAAGLLVNLLGLCLFHQHGSSGHGHSHGGGAGAGSRRGKAEAAAGDLLKEETNTLVENCSSSNGLSLEKLGDMAKDSQVELHPNGSISHRSLDMDVEIDHSAQLNMRGVFLHVLGDALGSVIVVVNALVFYAYWSPCPKDEPCINPCIHDHCSENVTQISSGMNMNVTDLESIHEAGPCWVLYLDPALCLIMVCILLYTTYPLLKESALILLQTVPKQIDIRSLNEKLRKLDGVEAVHELHVWQLAGSRIIGTAHIKCQDPESYMKVAKQIKEIFHDEGIHATTVQPEFAIVGSEAGVGKCELPCRTQCALKQCCGAVEKPAQKKTEKSPAISISCSEIVIDSPHHKTRRTKSECIPSVKLEAESDPNKQFESSL; from the exons ATGGGCGTGGAGGCGCCGGGGGAGCCGCCGGCTgggggccgccgccgccgcgggtGCCGGCGGGTGCGCCTGCTGTGCATGCTGGCGCTGACCTTCCTGTTCTTcgtggtggaggtggtggtgagCCGGGTGACGGCCTCGCTGGCCATgctctccgactccttccacatGCTGTCGGACGTGATGGCGCTGGTGGTGGCGCTGGTGGCCGTGCGCTTCGCCCAGCGCACCCGCGCCACCAAGAAGAACACCTTCGGCTGGGTGCGGGCCGAGGTGATGGGCGCCCTGGTCAACGCCGTCTTCCTCACCGCCCTCTGCTTCACCATCCTCCTGGAGGCCATCGAGCGCTTCACCGAGCCCCACGAGATCCAGCAGCCCTTGGTGGTCATCGGCGTCGGAGCCGCCGGGCTCCTGGTCAACCTCCTGGGGCTCTGCCTCTTCCATCAGCACGGCTCCAGCGGCCACGGGCACTCGCACGGCGGAGGAGCAGGAGCGGGGAGTCGCCGCGGCAAGGCGGAGGCGGCGGCCGGAGACCTTCTCAAAGAGGAGACCAACACGCTGGTGGAGAACTGCAGCAGCTCCAATGggctcagcttggagaagctCG GTGATATGGCAAAAGACAGTCAAGTGGAACTTCACCCAAATGGGAGTATTAGTCATCGCTCGTTGGATATGGACGTTGAAATAGACCACAGTGCCCAGCTCAATATGCGTGGAGTATTTCTGCATGTTCTTGGAGATGCCTTGGGATCTGTTATTGTTGTGGTGAACGCCTTAGTATTTTATGCTTACTGGAGCCCATGCCCCAAGGATGAACCTTGTATTAACCCATGTATTCATGACCATTGCTCAGAAAATGTTACTCAGATTTCAAGCGGAATGAATATGAATGTAACTGATTTAGAGAGCATTCATGAAGCTGGACCCTGCTGGGTTCTATATTTGGATCCTGCACTGTGTCTGATAATGGTTTGCATTCTGCTTTATACAACATATCCATTGCTTAAAGAATCAGCCCTTATCCTTTTGCAAACTGTTCCCAAGCAAATTGATATTCGCTCTTTAAATGAGAAACTCCGTAAACTTGATGGAGTTGAAGCTGTGCATGAATTGCATGTTTGGCAACTGGCTGGAAGCAGGATCATTGGCACTGCTCATATCAAATGCCAGGATCCAGAATCGTACATGAAAGTAGCGAAGCAAATCAAAGAGATCTTTCACGACGAAGGGATACATGCGACAACTGTTCAGCCTGAATTTGCCATTGTCGGCTCTGAAGCGGGTGTAGGCAAATGTGAACTTCCCTGCAGAACTCAGTGTGCTCTGAAGCAGTGTTGTGGGGCTGTAGAAAAACCTGctcaaaagaagacagaaaaatctcctgctattagtATTTCTTGTTCTGAAATAGTCATTGACTCACCACATCACAAAACCCGGAGGACTAAATCTGAGTGTATACCTTCTGTAAAGTTAGAGGCAGAGTCTGACCCTAACAAGCAATTTGAATCATCTTTgtaa